The Primulina huaijiensis isolate GDHJ02 chromosome 10, ASM1229523v2, whole genome shotgun sequence region TTCTTCCTTTGATCTTTGTTAGAACTCTCTGTCCATGCGGATGACTGTGCAGGAACGGGTAGTGTTCAAGAATGAGTGCGACCATATTTTTATGAAGAAATGTTCCCTGCAAGAACGAAAAAATTCTTGATTAAAATGGTACATAAATAAAGACATGCCCATAATATGTGGAAGTGCCAAATGTAACTTTCATAGTTTTGTTAAGATAATGGAACCTTAGAAAATTTTAGCGCAGATTGAGCAACAAAGTTTCCGTAAGGATCTTGAAGAATTGTCAAGAACTTTGGATTGTTAATGATCTCATTGATAATCTCTATCACTTGATCGCCTCCCGAGTTTTTCATACATTGTTCCACCACGTGGCTTCCATGTTTGTTCAAGGATAGAGCAACAAAGTTTCCTGATAACTGGGCTAAAATAGCTGCTGTCACATGCGGGATCCCGAGTTCTAACAGATACTGTACAACATAGTTCCTAGAATAGGACAAAAAGGAGGAACACTAGTGAAATGTATTAATTAAAATCCAGGAAATAGGAATcccatttttcctttcatacGGTATATATGCATCTGATGAAATGAATTATTTTGCTAAAAGACTTTGTACCCGTAAGCATGTTCGGATAAGAACACCGAATTCACTGCTATCTCAACCACGAGTCGATCCTGGAGTTCTCCTTGAGCATGGAATACACATTGTTTCAGAACACGACATCCGTTTTGGTCCGTAGCTATTTCCACACAATGAGTCGCTACCTCATTGAGAATGTGCTATGAAataagatattccactaaacatgAATACAAGGTTTCCCTCATTTAAGAGtaagaaaaataattcaatGTCAATGACAAGATACATCTATTTCTCACACAacgaaaaaaatataaagatatgTGTCACGTGAAAGTATTCTAAATACAAATAGTTCTAGATGGAACAACATAAAATAATCTTGAGATAAGGTATACATTGACATTATTTCGCAATATTAGGGTTGATTTAATGAATGATTCTCTTGCTTCATAAGTGTTATTTATGTAAAAGACAAGCACTTTATAATGAAATCACAAATACCTTGTTTTCCTCATGAGAGAAGGATTTCAAACAGTGATGAATCACATGTTGACCAATCTTACTCTTTGAGAGAAGAACAGTTAATCTCCTCAAAACAGACAGAACATGAGCCGTTTGTTCCCATGTTTTCAGATGTTCGAGCATCTTCTGCATAGCTTTTACCCTGCATATTAGGCCAGAAAACTAATTAGATTAactaaacaaaatataaactTTAATACCATGAGGAAATTAATATTCATTCTCATAGCTCAATAGTTATAAACTTGATAAAATCTAATGCAAGAATAGTGAGCACAGTTGTTGTGACCAATATTCCAGTCCCCTTACATTACATTATGAATAATTCAGGCAGTATGGCTAATGTAGGCTTCCGATCTTTTATATCGCGATGAATCGAATTACCAAGCAACGGCAGGCCGAGGATTACTACTGGAGGAAgtcatataaatatatcattctAGGATTATCTGTTGGTTCCCCTCGGATATATACCAAGACAAATATTGATGAGGTGATATGATTTAAGAAAACCATGCATTAACTTACCCATGAATATCAAGACAAATATGAAAGAAGTTTAATAAATCATCTGTCACCAACCAAAGCAACTGATCCATCTGTTCCACAGTGCATACTTCAAATATTGTTTGAATAAGATAATTCCCGAACTGATCCACCATCAAATCACACACGTGACTTAACAATTCAGAGAAAATCATGTTCTTTTCTTCAGGGGTTCCCTGTAAGAGCTTCTTCTGCAGTAGCCTGCAACCTTGTTGATCCTTGGCCGCCATTAGCAAATTCACCCCGTCAAAATTTGGGTATACGTACCAATTCCTGTTTTCGGGCAACCTGAAGCCGTTTCGATAAAAGTTACCGTTCAGGTTCAGTGGAAGATTGTACGCGCTATTGAAATCACAAACGGGACTTGGGTTCAAGTTACCATTGACAGGCAAAGGGTTTGAATTCTGAAGATTTTCATAAACGGTATAATTTTGGGGTTGGATGAAGAATCCCATGTTCCCGTTTGCAGCATATTGAGCCCTAAGTTTCTGTATACTCTCATTAGAAACCTGTGGATTTGTATAGGAGAAACCCATCCCTCGTGGCAACTCAAACTGGTTGTCAAAATTAACAGGATCTCCACCGGTATAAAAAGCCCGACCGTAATCTGGTGGCGTCCCCATGAAGGCCGCCGGAAGTGGAGTTTCGGAGAGATTCAGATCACTGAATACCGACTCGAGTATACGCTCATAATGGGGATGATCTGGAACCGAATAAAAGGCAGCGGAGAAGCTCTCTTCCAtcttctttgattttttttgggatttttttcttttaaaaaaaaaaaaaaagaaaattgataCTGATAGATTTTGTGATATGGTGAAAAGAGAGTATTTTAGAAtgaaaaagattttaaaatgaaaagatCCATACTTGTAGATTTTGTGATACGCTCAATTCTGATAAATTTGAGATCGAAATTTGTGGAGGGTTTTATTTGGAAAGGAAGGGTTTTATTTGGATGAAGCAAAAGATTTTCCATCTCATCTCATGCATGCAATGTCgactttattttataaataaattaatattttttctaaacaaattttataaatttctttaaaacacatatatctGGTGCAACGTAGATTTagccccaaaaaaaaaatattttatactaGGAAAATTGCTATAAAATCATCtttaataagaaattaaatatctAAGAAAATTAAGGAATTCTTTCCATTAGATTTTTATATCTTTTAGATATTTTAGTAGCATAGACCAACCCATGATTCTGACCTCTTAAATTtgagaataacaaataaataatcacTTTTTTAGAGGTTAAAAACACTcccataatataatttttttcacaaGTATGGtaaattttcaagaattaaatataaaaagagtatgtctcttataTATGaaatggtctcacgaatttttatttgtgagattgatcaaccctaccgatattcacaataaaaaataatactcttaacataaaaagtaatacttttcatggatgacccaaataagagatccgtctcataaaatacgatctgtgagatcgtttcacacaagtttttgccatataaaaaattatgactTTGTCCCAAAGAAAaagagtttattttatttactctcattgttaatttaatttgatccgaataatttcaaaaaattgtttaaaacaAACGAAGATGATGTAATTGTTGCTTGCTAATTCCACCTTAATGTATTAAGTCAACACAATCAAAACCGATGCATATTTCGATAAATAACCaaacaatataaaatttatatttattggcTAGCTAGTTATCTCACCTTGgaaattttcttatattattcATATTTGAAGGGGAgaaattttaacaaaaaataataaaatatagggTCAATTACATATATCTTCcctataatttttcatattaataaaaaaccaattatttttatatattacatTAACTTCTATtgaagttttcttacttttcaTATTACGCACAccatctttaaagttttattcggcataaatataacatttaaatataattatattgttttttatcATAACGAACCTCATGAGATATTTATAGTTATTCCCAAAATACACATCCTTCGCGCGACATGTGAATTTAAAAATGACAATattgaaaaagagaaaaaataaataaataaaagtgatAAACTTGTGATATAATAATATGTTAGGTTATAATTTTTATGCCTTAATTTAGTTCATATAACTAAGAATAAACTGCCAACATTATATACTTGCGTGTTATGTTTCCGTAATGAAATATGAAATGGAGCCGTCATCTCTCATTTACTCAAATCACGCGATTCAAGCTGTcatttttcaattattattacgGTAAGTTTTTCCACTGTAAAACAATTAATTCTTTGTCAATGGCGGTCAATGATCAATATTGTATCAAGCTTTTGATTAGAGATGACAATAGGGTGGGGGTGGTTTGTCATTCTCATCTccattttcgaattttttactTGACCTCACATCTGCCTCGATCCTCTTTTTCAGGGTTCGGGGAATGCGGGGATCAAATCATCATCTATGTCTCCGTCttcgtttcaaaaatattaatggaaCAAGATGTGGGCGGGTACGGAAATTCTAcgaaccaaaacttattattatctattattattattatcatttaaaaaaataatattattattaatatcttTTTTGGGGAATCGGAGATCATCATTCCAGTTTCGAGTTTTTTCTACTGTCCCCAAACGCTCGTGGGAAAAAATTACCTTCCCTACTTTTGATCTTGTCGATTTCGTTATATTTTCGTAGGAACGTGCCTCTTTAAAAATCTCTCACATACAAAGTACAATTTTACTATGTTCacttaaataaatgaaaaagatGTTATATTTGTATTGTTAGGCCACTCATTaattacatattattattaatgccCAGACAAAAATTTACGTGTCCATCGTTGAATTCGTCTGACTTTTCAAAAATGAAGATACGAGCAAGACTAAAACGAGAAAGACAAAATATGATGTACGTGCTACTTTCTTATAGGAATATTAATCAACTTCAAGGtacgtaatttttttaaaaaaattaaatataatatattacataaaatgatttattgtaATGATAATAATGATAACGATACCAGAATAATATTaaccaggaaaaaaaaaaggacaaaaagctaagattttgacattTGGTCCCGCGATCCTCTTATCCTAACGATCTCGTCCACAAAATCTTGCATATTCCGATAAGAAGTCCCACCGTCTGCCACCGCCTCAGCTGCCGCTTTCTTCCACTTAAGGGCGTTCTCCTTCATCTCCGCCGCCTTGGGGCCTCCGCCTGTCGCTTCTCTCAAGCACCTTTCTACCTCCTCCCGGTTAACAATGTTCCCCTCAGCTTCTCCCCGACACAACCTGATCccaactttaaaaacatcaacCAAGAACTTAGCATCTGTCACCTGATCACCCCACTGAGGGAACGCCACTACTGGGACACCGCTGGCCAACGCCTCCATCGTTGAGTTCCAGCCGCAGTGAGTCACGAAGCAGGCGGTGGAACGGTGCGCTAGCACCTCCTCCTGTGGGCTCCACTGCACTATTTTTCCTTGATCACCTGCTTTCTCCATAAACCCTTCAGGCAGAACATGTGGTGGCCGGCCGCTTTCTGGCCCCGGAGGCTTCAGGACCCATAGAAACGAAACCCCGGAACTCAGAAGCCCGTGAGCAATCTCGTCTACTTGTTCTTGCGTCAAATAGACAACACTTCCGAATGAAATGTATACTACTGTGCCAACAGGTTTCGAGTCCAAAAACTCTGTACAATTGTCTGCGGTCAAAAAGTCCACACGAATTGTCGGGTTTGAGGACGTAGGTGGGGTGTCCAAGTCTTTGAATAGAGGGCCAATAGTCTTGATTGGACGGCAATTCTTGGACATGTGTTCCACAATTTCGTGCTCCAGCTCTTCAAATGTGTCCATCAATATACAGAAAGGTTTCGTCAAGTTCTTGAACTGACCCAAAATGGCCCTTCTCAGAAAAGGGTACGGAGTACTAGGATGTAAAAAACTGGGGATTTCATCGTATCTCAACAGAGGAATAAACGGCAGCTGCACGTCGATTTCCGGATCATTTTCGCTGGGAAAAGGCACGAGATTATGGCAGAAATGGTAATACGCTGAAAAAGAAGCACAAGATTGGACCCAAAGCATGGCGCTCGGGATCCCTAAACTCTCCGCAACATCAGAAACCCACGGGATGAAAGGATTATTGATCAGACAAGAAACCGGTATGCCTTTCTCTTCATGCTCTCTAATCATCCTGATGAGATTTTCTCGGCCTGTAACCTCGAGTTGACCCAAGTACAAGTCGAGATCACCTCGGTTGAGATCGTCCAAACTCCACCCGTCGTCAAAGAATTCGAAACGTATGAATCCCCGACCCACTGGAGTCGGCTTGTCTTCGGCGATTCTATTGGCTCTCCGGATACTTTGACCCACGTACTCGGGAGCAGAAATGGTGACGAGCAGACCCGAGTATGCGAGCCTTTTGGCCAACCTTAGAATTGGGTTTACATGGCCCTGACCTGGAAAAGTTACCATGAAAATATGGATATTGTGCAGAGATTCATCGTAGGGAACCGCATAGCCCATTTTCTTGATCTGCTTGCTCTTCTTTCTTTAGAATTTTCTCAAGGTTGACGATGAATAAATAGTTATTAGAAAAGGAGACGGCTTTATTAATGAGTAGTCAATTGGATGTGAGAGAGAGtgtgattataaaaattctaaaagtttaattaaaatttcagcattataataatattatttcccctcttaacatataatattcacattccaattaaattttaatttatctcTAAGGAAGGGAAATGAGAAAATTGGATAAATTATTtcggtcaattttttttttaataaaatgatcTCTTCAAGTGagatcattttcataaaaacgtAGTTGACcgagataaaaaaaatgttatcagAACGTGgatgtaatttaaaaattattactgTTAAAGTTTTGGTAacctataaaaaaatttagagaaCCACGCACGGTAATTAAGtgaactgaaaaaaaaaactagaaatttcagttttcgtataatttaataaaatatagagAATGTATATTATAGATCGATTTTGTCTATATTTGGAGTCAAAACTAACATTACTATTCAAAAGTGATAT contains the following coding sequences:
- the LOC140985985 gene encoding putative pumilio homolog 8, chloroplastic translates to MEESFSAAFYSVPDHPHYERILESVFSDLNLSETPLPAAFMGTPPDYGRAFYTGGDPVNFDNQFELPRGMGFSYTNPQVSNESIQKLRAQYAANGNMGFFIQPQNYTVYENLQNSNPLPVNGNLNPSPVCDFNSAYNLPLNLNGNFYRNGFRLPENRNWYVYPNFDGVNLLMAAKDQQGCRLLQKKLLQGTPEEKNMIFSELLSHVCDLMVDQFGNYLIQTIFEVCTVEQMDQLLWLVTDDLLNFFHICLDIHG
- the LOC140986082 gene encoding uncharacterized protein; this translates as MQKMLEHLKTWEQTAHVLSVLRRLTVLLSKSKIGQHVIHHCLKSFSHEENKHILNEVATHCVEIATDQNGCRVLKQCVFHAQGELQDRLVVEIAVNSVFLSEHAYGNYVVQYLLELGIPHVTAAILAQLSGNFVALSLNKHGSHVVEQCMKNSGGDQVIEIINEIINNPKFLTILQDPYGNFVAQSALKFSKGTFLHKNMVALILEHYPFLHSHPHGQRVLTKIKGRKNLGDHVKYVLRSSHK
- the LOC140986998 gene encoding gallate 1-beta-glucosyltransferase 84A24-like → MGYAVPYDESLHNIHIFMVTFPGQGHVNPILRLAKRLAYSGLLVTISAPEYVGQSIRRANRIAEDKPTPVGRGFIRFEFFDDGWSLDDLNRGDLDLYLGQLEVTGRENLIRMIREHEEKGIPVSCLINNPFIPWVSDVAESLGIPSAMLWVQSCASFSAYYHFCHNLVPFPSENDPEIDVQLPFIPLLRYDEIPSFLHPSTPYPFLRRAILGQFKNLTKPFCILMDTFEELEHEIVEHMSKNCRPIKTIGPLFKDLDTPPTSSNPTIRVDFLTADNCTEFLDSKPVGTVVYISFGSVVYLTQEQVDEIAHGLLSSGVSFLWVLKPPGPESGRPPHVLPEGFMEKAGDQGKIVQWSPQEEVLAHRSTACFVTHCGWNSTMEALASGVPVVAFPQWGDQVTDAKFLVDVFKVGIRLCRGEAEGNIVNREEVERCLREATGGGPKAAEMKENALKWKKAAAEAVADGGTSYRNMQDFVDEIVRIRGSRDQMSKS